The stretch of DNA TTAATGTTTCTCCAGgtgataatattataatataaattttttatatatgtttgcatatatatatatatattatatatatatataggctaaaGTTCATTCCAGTGAGACCATCTCTTCTTGTGAGTGCATTAGACCCTTGCAAATTTCGTTATCAAATCGTCGCAGGAAGAaaaatagcgacggatatttAATTTAGCGACGAAAATATTCATCGCTAAATTTAGCGACAGAATAAAATTTCGTCGCAGAGCTTTAGTGACGGACTAATTCCGTCGCTAATCAATTTAGTGATGATTTTCCCCTTTCTAGCGATGGAAATTTATGTCGctatttttgcttctttttttttNTTTTTTTTAACTGTTCTAGTGAGACCATCTATTCTTATGAGTCCATGACACCTTTCATGAACGCACACAATAATACACACAAATAACTTCATGGTAGATTGTGTGTATTCATATTGAACAAATTGCACGCAATCTAATTTTTGTGCATTCGCGTAGTAGATTGTATGCATTAATGAAGAATCTCACAGATTTACAGGACGAGGTGATCAATGTCTAGAAATAGTTTTCAGGTTCTCACAAAAGCATAGATTCTCACCAGAAccaaactctatatatatatatatatatatatactcataacATTATGATGACCTCTTTAATTTATGCAGAGATATTTGACCCTTTAATGCTTTCACCCAACAATtctctatatatgtatgtatgtatatacatatataacattatgaattttttaacaTTTCCATGCAGAGGTATTTGATGGTTTCATGGATGGAAAAAGGCTTGGTTTTGATGCCAATCTTTGTGATGATACCAAGGGATTGCTGAACTTATATGAAGCATCTTTTCTATCAAAGGAAGGTGATACAACTTTGGAATTGGCTAGAGATTTCTCTGCCAAGCATCTCAAACAAGTCAACCGTGACCAAAATGTCAATGACCCAACACTATTGCCGCTGGTGCAACGTGCCTTAGACCTCCCATTGCACTGGAGGGTGCCCAGGATGGATTCTAGGTTTTTCATTGATTCCTACGACCTAGGAAAAACAACCTCGAAAAATTCCCTCCTTTTGGAGTTTGCTAAACTAGATTTCAACATTTCTCAAGCTGTGTATCTAGAGGATTTGAGATTCGTGTCCAGGCAagtcaccatatatatatatacacggctGGAAATCATCGTTTTTCCGACTATCCAAAAATGGTCACAAaaagtgacttttttttttttttttttcatttttccactGTTGTCTTATTGTGTTTTGTAATGATTCCTTAATCAGGTGGTGGAATGATTCACGTATTATTGAAAAGATGGGATTCGTGAGGGATAGAGTGGTGGAGAATTTCATATGGGCGCTCGCAAAGACCAGCAGCCCAAAGTATTCGCACTGCAGAAGAGTAGTGGCTAAGCTCGACGCTATTCTTTGCATGGTTGATGATATATACGATATTTATGGTACTCTAGATGAATTGCAGCTCTTCACCGATGCCATAGAAAggtaactatatatattaattgatgattctttttatatatgtaaCTATCAATATTTCAGGTCTTATAAGATTAAATAATAATCTTTACTATTTCAGATGGGACGATATAACACAAGTTGGACATTTCCCAGAGTACATGCAGTTGTGTTACTTTGCACTCCACAACTTTGTTAACGAAGTAGCATATGATATTTTTAAAGAACATAATGTCCTTATTTTACCTTATCTACGAAAAGAGGTATATATTCCTTTTTTATTCTTCTTTATTTTCCACATATCATTAATTGATACTACAACACTATAaatatttgtgtgtgttttgaattttgaatgggGAAGGTTCAAGTTTGAATACACTCCTAAGTAAAAAGTGAGAACTTATATGCTCCATCAATTTGAGATTGTAGATAGATCATCAACAGTTTGAAAGTTgctgaaaataaagaaataaagggttgggtttattttataaatattataaacttgaaAATTTATACTCCATCCGTCCTATTTTAtatgtctggttcggttaacgaggcttaactggagttatttttaattcaattttttataatattaagtgtagtattaatatacaaaatttatatatttagaaactacactaaaagtactattaaacacaaaaaatcaaatttaaaaacaagtaaaaaatgataaagaaaataaacaaagaaaaaagagccTGTTTGACCAAATGAATAGTAGGTATGACAAATAAAATAGGACAAAGGGAGtaacaattataaaattgatcacgtattttttttattacaaaaatcGTCAACTTAAATCTTTATTGGCTACTagactttattttatataaaaaataatgttctcATTTAATTTTGCCCATTTTGAATGCATGAGTAGTGGTTGGGCCTTTGCAAAGGACACTTACAAGAAGCAAAATGGTACCACAGTGGACACACCCCAACCTACGAAGAGTACATTGAAAATGCTTGGAGGTCAATAGGGGTTAATCTAGTATTACTGCATGCTTTTATCCACGTCAACAACCCATTGAAGGAGAGTGGCATACAATGCCTCACAAAGTACCATGAAATAGTTCGCTTGTCATCTCTCCTCCTCCGCCTTCCAAATGATAAAGGAACTTCAATTGTACGTATAaaccctttatttatttattttaggttACGAGCCGAATTTGTAGTTATTACTGTGTGCACGCCTATACTAGCCAATAGACTGCTTTCAcagaaaattgaatttgaaacttTATGGTTATAAAAATGAAACCAATAATCTAAATAACTTAACTCGAGAGAGATCAGATGAGggaggaggggggggggggggggggggaaggggGGNCCCACCCCACCGCCaccattttatacacacacaaacgCATAGACTCATGAttaaatgagtccaatatttttCATGAGTCGCTGTGGACAGATCTAGGCCATTGATCTCAAACATTTAATGGCCCAAATCTGTCCACATGAATTCATGGGAAATGGTGGACTCACCTGAACAATGGCccatatctaaaaacatattaAGTGTGAATGatggttatacccttcatttatgtccgttttttccgttaagtttttttgtacattatgctataaaagttgtactttacaatatattagacaaacatacccctaccgttataacttccgttatcttttccactgtTGTTACCATGCATATGcattcactatatattttcttattttcttcaataacaataatatatatacccattatatattagagttatatgttagttattttctaaaatatatatatataatttatagaaatatttcacattattattattatttacaataatttaaatatctaaaatctaaataaatttaaaattttaatataaaatattaatattgggcacctattttttgcgcatcgcacataagaaaaactagtatatatatatataattgaatattgagATGGCTTGGTTGGTAATAagtattttgtgattttaggaGGTTTAAGAAATTGtgacaaataaatgaaaattaaggatatatataatgtgacaaaattaaaagataaagTTAATCGTGATAATGTCACAATAGTCCATgagtaaaagtgaaatttaatttgttatatgtttttataaatGACTGACATTACCCAGTGACCCCAATTTAGAGATACACCAATATAAATTTGTTGGGCAGCGCTTCGAAGAGTCAAGTCCAGCATCCTGCCATCAAAATTATAGCTTCTGGCATAGTGTAAACAATTTATCATGAGAATTGGTACTAAAGCCATGTTGTGTTgggaggggattgttgggctGACTATGATAAACGCTTGATCTGACAAAATTAATTACTACtataaccatatatatttctttatttttctttgatttcagtATGAGCTGAAAAGGGGTGATGTACCAAAAGCACTTCAATGTTATGCAAATGAGGCTAAAGTCTCTCTCGATGATGCTCGTGATTTCGTTGATTCTCATATCAATGAAACAtggaataaaattaataaatgtctGCTTGAAGATGACACTTTCACTAAAACATTCGTTCAAGTTGCAATGAATGTTGGCAGAGTATCTCTGTGCATGTATCAATATGGAGATGGGCATGGAATTAAGAACTTAGAGACTCAAAATCGTATCCAGGCTGCATTGTTTGAACCAATTCCTCTAATTATATAGCCATATGAAAATGTTTGTGGAACATCAATGAAAATGTTTGTGGAATGGATTATTGTTGTTGTGGAGAAATTGAATCATCGTATTTAATGTCGTATGGTTGGTACTGTTAGGACTCTTGTTCTCCTAGTAGTATACTTCTTCCTTGTATATATTTATCTCATTGTATCCTTGTCAAGTGAATGTTCTATTATGTTACTCCtaatttggtattagagcttagtttttttttttttttcatgaccACTTTTGACGGCTCTGTCGCAGTTTCTTCTGAGCATACCGTCTTGGATAATATATGTCAAAATTTCCAACATCAAATTTGATTTGAGGAGTTCACAAACGTTTGGATTAGGTCGAATTAGATttgaattatttcaatttaagATGATGAATTCTGCATGTCTATATATACTAGCTCAAAACAATTAATGAATAAATGAGAAACAAAATGTACCATAAATTGGGAAATGGTGCTCTGAAAGGTGTAATTTTTGTCAAGGTTAAGCACTTAAAACTATgccaaaacaataattaaaactaTGCCAAAACAAGATTAAgcccaattttttttccattatacTTGTATATTAACCAGCAATGTGTTTTAGTAGCAAGACATTGGACTTGGCTCTCCAAGCCTCCGCCCAACATCTTATCCACACCCTATGGTTCTCCTCATCAtcctaccttaatttgaggaagAGAACTAACCTtaattcatgctcaaattggaatcttaaatttaaaaagatgaaaataccattaataaattcatatttCGGCATGTCTTAAACAATAGGGTGACCGACATCGTGATAAATTTTGGCACcaaaataatagtcgtggatgtaaattggtactaaaacaataattttgGCCCCACTGCACCCATACTGGCTCCCGTGTCCCTGGTTATTACATTAGATATTATCAACAATTGTGTCACCTAGTTCAAAAAGGAGTAATCGAGTAAGCGGAGTATGATCTACGTATACGAAAGTCACAAATTCGATACTTACCAATATTTTCTCGGTCAATTTGTTGCCAACCACTACGCACAACACTGCACCATAATTGGATggttagtaataataattacatgTCTAACATATTAGCCCCTTTCTCGTCTCAAACGGTTGAATTCCCAACCTCAAGGACACGTTCCGCCTTTCTTGTCTTTGATAATGATTGATATAATGACCCATCATCCTGTATATATTCTGAGTTTGACAGCATCATCAGGTAAGGGGAAGTTCTTCCAGCCACACGTAGTCACGTACAATCGTTGCATTCATTTTCTAGTACTTCAATAATTCATTTTGAGATTTTAGTTAAGGGTGatgattttgtatatatatactcaaaataattaatgagtgaatgagaaataaAATGTACCATAAAgttgagagaaaaaaaagatttgaaaaCATCGGACTTTTGTCAAGATTAAGCTCTAATTAGTACTATGCTTAGTAATTGTTGGACGGTAACTTATATTAGCTTGGACAGTCGAATCCAACATCCTGTCATCAAAACGTGAAatttgctactagctatagcttttcgCATAATGACGCTTGATACCGATAGGTGCTTGATCCTAACAGTAACGAATatgcaactttatttcattgTACTTATATATTAATCAGCAACGCGTTTCAATAGCAAGACGTTGAACTTGTCCCTTCAAATTTAGCTCTGTTCCATAGTGAGcgagtatatatatgtttatatttttttttagcaagTGTGAGTGTGAAACATATTGCTACAAATGATCTTTTGCCGACAGATATATGTAGGTCTCAACTTTACTGTGCAAGTCCTTGAGAAGAAGGGAACTATGAAAACGTTGTACATGCCCGCATATATGGCCGGTTTTTGGATTTCTATGGTTATGatgttcttataaataaatgagaccCTACCAAAAGCACAATCTTTAAAatcaatacataaaatatatgacTTTTATTTAAGTTATCTCTGCAGATTCAGGGCGTGAGACATCATCTCTGCCATTGGGGAAACATAACGGTTTTGACATGCTCAATTAATTAGATCTTAATTATTAGGAGAGAAAAGTGATTTGGGATAAAACTGATgtattttagaattaattatagaattttttttttatttcttgaatagcttggtcaaaaataaatattaggctCTAAAAATTGAGGCCTTGTGCTATTGCCCATCTTGAACACCTTAAAATCCAGCAATGGTACATGGTGAAGAATAGGTTAAATAGTCTTTGTTGATGATGCCTTGGCTTGTTGGTTTCTCAGAggcatttaaaatattatgcaaCCACACTACCGAGAGGAACTCAACATTTCTTTTTGGGTTACAAGAGAAATTTACAATTACTACTCGATGGATGTGCACTACTTAAATTCCGCCTTATGATTATAGTCTGCATAGGATCAGAAAGAGATAAAGCAGCACGCCTAAATTACCCATAACTTATcatgaccagctcaaaccaagaaagctaaTAGGTCACTCCTGCCGagaattgaacttgtaacctaGTTACCAAATCAGTGGCATGACCAACTTAACTCAAGTagcccttatatatataaaaacttgcAACCCAAAATAGGAATGCAAGACAAGAAAGCGATTTCCACACACACTAGTCTAATTATAATAatgctaaagtattattttaattacactccacgttcatttgacaatatatattattgtatggctttggattttagtttcattttttacacactagtttcattttagtaacactaaagtatcattttaattatagtaCAGTTTTATTTCACGACCATGGTCCATATAGCactatgaaccatggtccactatATAACAATTGATGAATATTTTTTCACTCATTTTTAGTCAATATAATCGACTAAGTTCATGTGTTGCATGtgtttttctttcttgtgaGAATAGGGGTTATTTCAATCAGTTACAGACTATGACACCTGGATTGAGAGGAATAAATGTtatattattaactattaatttctAATATATAGACTTTTTATGACTTGACCTACATATACTTTAAATTTAGCATTatatttaaacatttaaacatattctcaaatctcaagaataagtattaaattatataataatttagcatttttagcATGGGTCTTTAGATTTAGCGCAACTTTTCTTTTAAGATCCATTGATGGATTATAATTGGGGTGATTTAATTTCATTCTCAGCTATAACATGccataaaataaagtaaaccaCCAATAAGGCGAGGTTGGGAGGGGGTGAGTCACGGTTTTGGAAAACGACAAACCGGAATCAGAATCTTTGAAGGTTCCAGTTCCGGTTACAATTCAAATAGCCGGTTTGAATTGAATTTTCTTTTGGAACGTTTTAttctgaaattttttaaaatgattatatcaaatatttataatttaaaaaaagggcttgcacttaattttacaatattaagttGCTTACTTATTAAAATTTCAAGTTGTGGGTAGCAGGATTTTCAGtgttctttaaaatttttaaagcatttccatccttttcaacttaagATCTCAATTTGAACATAAATGAAGGGATTTAAGCCATAAAATCGATCCCAACCAGTTCTTCTCGCATCCTACCCTAATTTGCTGAGGAGAAGAACTGCAAATTGCGACCGTGCTCAATTTAAGATCTCAATTTAAAAGGATGAAAATACCTTTAATATTATAGATGCACAACAATCACTAGCcctatatttattaaatttgtacTCAAATATAATGATATATTCATTTATCACGTGATATGTGCCTCCTTAATATATTATGAGTACGTGGAAGAAGTTAGTGCAATCAAAAACtgtgaattcttttttttttttttttgaaaaaaaaaaaactgtgaatTCTAATCTCCCAATTATTCAGTCTGCATTCTATCTGATAGGAAATGCTTTAGGAGTGGTTGTGCTTGAAGTTGTGCCTAcatcacaatataatttattaatacatataatGTTCAAAACTAACTGTGAAAAACTCTTGCCAAATACTGTGTGGTTTGATAGTACCACTATTCATTTCCATAAGGAAGGTCTCATGTTAATTTTAGTACATAACAGCTACTCGTTAATTTTAGTACATAAAAGCTACTCTACTTGTGACATTAATTATAGAGACTAGACTTTTATTCACTGCAAACAAGTAACCCTTCATTTTGAGTGGTTACTCCCATTagatacaaaataaatttagcaGAATCATAACATATCCCGGGATACCTTGGATATGGGTAAAAACTTGCATAAACCAGCCACTCCCCCATAGAGACGCAAAGTTAAAAACATAAGAGCATCTTTAATAGGCAAggttttttgttggttttttaaaaatcaagtaAGAGcgaggagagagagaaaaagaaaaaaaaatctaacaattaaataaaaaaagagagatGCAACAGTCAAAATTTCACAAGCTCCCCAGCTTCCTACGCCCCCGCTATGTGCTCCAAACGCGCTcctttactgtttttttttttcttctccgatAAAAACTAAGGTCTTTGAtggagaaaaataattaatgctCACATTAGTTAAAAATCATacaacaaattttatttatgtaaaaatcaatataaaaacCCCTATTGGATGCTCTAAGAGCCTATTCAGCAGTGATGAACAGAGTGATCTACTGTACATACAGTCAGCATGTGCATGCTAGCTAGCCTAGCTTCTTCCGGTTGGTACATTAGTGGTTGTTTGgtaagtttgtttgtttgtttccttCAATACAAATTGTGTTGCggaaatacaaatacaaataaataaataaataaatatatacatatatatatatatatatatatatatatatatatatatatatatatatatatatatacacattcagAACATTTAAAACGTGAGAACAAGTATAAATGCACAGAATCTATTTCAGGCATGCTTGGATGATGGCATAGACCCTGTAGTATATTATGTCTACTCATACTTGTTTCTAGTCGTCTATTGTAAAACATATGCTTTTTTCCTTTTACAACATACACGAATGGTCATTTCCGTACTAGTGACCGTAAGTCTTTAATGTAGTATCAAGTCAAAACTCTACTATATTATTGTTGGTatgtaaacataaatatatatatatatatataaggacaaATTGTATTGTGGACCGTAAtctaaattatatacataatatgccAACTAGATATGAAGAATACATTAATTGCAAGTATACAATCATAATTCGATATATAGCGCACGCGGCACATGCCTGATCATGAAAATTATGTGATTTCTCTATAAAAGCTGCCAACCCAACTCTCAGAATTCCACACACACAAAAGGAAACATTaagcaattttattattattcaattcaaTGCCTGCAATTGTCGGCATACTTTCTACTTTCACATGCAAACTCCCTTCCTTTCGCATGTGTTATCAtacctcaacaacaacaacagcaagaAGATCTGGAAACTATGGCCCTTCCACATGGGATTTCACTTACATTCAATCTCTCAACAGTACTACTTATAATGTAAGtaacttattttatttaatttttatcatttttccttatgtttATCTATCTATTACAATCCCTTAATTCCGTTTATTCTGACCTTCATAGTTAATTTTTCGGCCTGTAACTGTAAATTTGTGAGTCTTGAATGCAGGTGAATTCTTATCTGGTTTCTACTTGAttgttaatcaaattaattatctgTATTAGACAACATTCTTAGTGTCAATTTCCATATGAAACTAGAATTGAAGCAAATGTTGTTGCCAAAACGCTTGCAGGGTGAGAGGTTTGTTACGAGGCGCGACGAGTTGAAGGAGAGAGTGAAAGATATGATGAAGAATGAAGAGATGAAAGAATTGGAGAAAATGGAGATGATTGATGAACTGCAGAGGCTTGGTTGTTCTTACCATTTTGAGGATGAAATCAAGGCAGCTTTGATGGAGATCTATATGAAGAATAGTGATAGTTACAAGTCATCATCAGAGGAGAAAGACTTATATGCCACAGCTCTTGAGTTTAGATTGCTCAGACAAAATGGCTATAACATCTCTCAAGGTTATTTATTGCAATAGTTTAATTTCTTAAAGAAAGTTTATAGTGGCAATAACATATCTCAATGTTATAGGCTAATAGGCAGTTTCCATGGGTTTAcccgaaaaataaaaaataaaaaagtcct from Ipomoea triloba cultivar NCNSP0323 chromosome 7, ASM357664v1 encodes:
- the LOC116026159 gene encoding terpene synthase 10-like; the protein is MAAIVNVLSTSTHKLPPSPSSHNSSFRMCYHTTTTTTRRSGNYGPSTWDFTYIQSLNTNSYTGERFVTRRDVLKEKVKDMLNNGEMKEAEKIEMIDDLQKLDCAYHFEDEIMAALMDIYTKKSSNNYKSLEEKDLNATALEFRVLRQNGFNVSPEVFDGFMDGKRLGFDANLCDDTKGLLNLYEASFLSKEGDTTLELARDFSAKHLKQVNRDQNVNDPTLLPLVQRALDLPLHWRVPRMDSRFFIDSYDLGKTTSKNSLLLEFAKLDFNISQAVYLEDLRFVSRWWNDSRIIEKMGFVRDRVVENFIWALAKTSSPKYSHCRRVVAKLDAILCMVDDIYDIYGTLDELQLFTDAIERWDDITQVGHFPEYMQLCYFALHNFVNEVAYDIFKEHNVLILPYLRKEWLGLCKGHLQEAKWYHSGHTPTYEEYIENAWRSIGVNLVLLHAFIHVNNPLKESGIQCLTKYHEIVRLSSLLLRLPNDKGTSIYELKRGDVPKALQCYANEAKVSLDDARDFVDSHINETWNKINKCLLEDDTFTKTFVQVAMNVGRVSLCMYQYGDGHGIKNLETQNRIQAALFEPIPLII